The following are encoded together in the Streptomyces flavofungini genome:
- a CDS encoding GNAT family N-acetyltransferase encodes MSVPIRRAEESDRAEVVALLDEAFMWDPVSSWLFPDEQWRRKRHAGLMEAFLDMAFAEGYVDIAEDGSGVALWWSVLAGPPPEDAADGPVQLRQAVDPENERVETIGRLTSEIHPSDRPHQYLHMIGVKPERQGQGIGAALVAPVLARCDREGLHAYLEASSARGRELYLRLGFTDIGGPLDLPDGPRMWPMWREPQVV; translated from the coding sequence ATGAGCGTGCCGATCCGGAGAGCCGAGGAGAGCGACAGGGCCGAGGTGGTCGCTCTGCTCGACGAGGCGTTCATGTGGGATCCGGTGAGCAGTTGGCTGTTCCCGGACGAGCAGTGGCGGCGGAAGCGGCACGCCGGGCTGATGGAAGCCTTCCTCGACATGGCCTTCGCCGAGGGGTACGTGGACATCGCCGAGGACGGCTCGGGCGTCGCCCTGTGGTGGTCGGTGCTCGCGGGCCCGCCGCCCGAGGACGCCGCCGACGGTCCCGTACAACTGCGACAGGCCGTCGACCCGGAGAACGAACGCGTCGAGACGATCGGCCGGTTGACGTCGGAGATCCACCCGTCGGACCGGCCGCACCAGTACCTGCACATGATCGGCGTGAAGCCGGAACGGCAGGGCCAGGGCATCGGTGCGGCGCTGGTCGCGCCGGTGCTCGCGCGCTGCGACCGCGAGGGGCTGCACGCCTACCTGGAGGCGAGCAGCGCGCGCGGCCGTGAGCTGTACCTCCGCCTCGGCTTCACCGACATCGGTGGCCCGCTCGACCTGCCGGACGGGCCGAGGATGTGGCCCATGTGGCGCGAGCCGCAGGTGGTGTGA
- a CDS encoding dihydrofolate reductase family protein produces MRKLTYFVAVSIDGFIGDPSGDANSFMPFVDEEFLGFLKSEYPETVSATGRRILGFGDDVPNQKFDTVIQGMGSYQLGLDEGEPSPYGHLREYVASRSIGTSPSANVEIVADDLLGKVRALKAEESELGIWLCGGAQIAGQLIDEVDELVLKTYPVLLGSGMPMFAGVESAVSEFELTSSRVFGNGVVVRTYSRKRGKD; encoded by the coding sequence TTGCGAAAGCTCACCTACTTCGTCGCCGTCTCGATCGACGGCTTCATCGGGGACCCGAGTGGCGACGCCAACTCGTTCATGCCGTTCGTGGACGAGGAGTTCCTGGGGTTCCTCAAGTCCGAGTACCCGGAGACCGTCTCCGCGACCGGACGCAGGATCCTCGGCTTCGGCGATGACGTGCCGAACCAGAAGTTCGACACCGTCATCCAGGGCATGGGCAGCTACCAGCTCGGCCTGGACGAGGGCGAACCGAGCCCCTACGGACACCTGCGTGAGTACGTCGCCTCCCGCAGCATCGGGACGTCGCCCTCCGCGAACGTCGAGATCGTCGCCGACGACCTGCTCGGCAAGGTCCGTGCGCTCAAGGCCGAGGAGAGCGAGCTCGGCATCTGGCTGTGCGGCGGCGCGCAGATCGCCGGTCAGCTGATCGACGAGGTCGACGAGCTGGTGCTCAAGACCTATCCGGTGCTGCTCGGCTCGGGCATGCCCATGTTCGCGGGCGTGGAGTCCGCCGTCAGCGAGTTCGAGCTGACCTCGTCCCGGGTCTTCGGCAACGGCGTCGTCGTCCGTACGTACTCCCGCAAGCGCGGGAAGGACTGA
- a CDS encoding HAD-IA family hydrolase yields MPSPSPLPFDAVLTDLDGVIRFYDMSDVAELERAAGLPEGATAEVAFAPETDLPLMLGRIGKSEWAESIAAGLARGHGLAPARGRELGIALADSKFRADQTVVGLLRRARAHVRVSIVTNATPWLDDDLALLGLDSLVDDVVSSAVLGVVKPDHRIYEVAAERVGAAVNRCLFVDDREENVDAAVALGMTGVLYRGPDDLRAALEPVLG; encoded by the coding sequence ATGCCTTCCCCGTCTCCACTTCCGTTCGACGCGGTCCTCACCGACCTCGACGGCGTCATCCGCTTCTACGACATGTCGGACGTCGCCGAGCTCGAACGCGCCGCCGGACTGCCCGAAGGCGCCACCGCCGAGGTCGCGTTCGCACCGGAGACCGATCTGCCGCTCATGCTCGGGCGGATCGGCAAGTCGGAGTGGGCCGAGTCGATCGCGGCCGGACTCGCGCGCGGACACGGGCTCGCCCCGGCACGCGGGCGCGAACTCGGCATCGCTCTGGCCGACTCCAAGTTCCGGGCCGACCAGACGGTCGTCGGCCTGCTGCGCCGGGCCCGCGCGCACGTACGGGTCTCGATCGTCACCAACGCCACCCCTTGGCTGGACGACGACCTGGCGCTGCTCGGCCTCGACTCCCTCGTGGACGACGTGGTCTCCAGCGCCGTACTCGGCGTGGTGAAGCCCGACCACCGCATCTACGAAGTCGCCGCCGAACGTGTGGGCGCCGCGGTCAACCGCTGCCTGTTCGTGGACGACCGCGAGGAGAACGTGGACGCGGCCGTCGCACTGGGCATGACGGGTGTGCTGTACCGGGGACCGGACGACCTCAGGGCAGCGCTGGAGCCCGTGTTGGGCTGA